A window from Methanomicrobia archaeon encodes these proteins:
- the sfsA gene encoding DNA/RNA nuclease SfsA: protein MKESTRLIRIENPQECRIIERLNRFVVLIERDGTVYRAHITNTGRLLEFMVKGQKAFCFKTPQQHHRGKTDCRLFAIEERGLGALIDTWLQMKAFEDALLRNLIPWLAGCRMRKRNAALGASRSRIDYLLECHDKQVYLEVKSAVLRDGAYAMYPDCPTERGRKHVRELTNYVRAGGTGIVVFVAALPYVRAFKPNRAADPKLSDALVVAQSSGVDVRALGLYYNPEDGWVYLFEQDLAVIIANH from the coding sequence ATGAAGGAATCGACGAGGCTTATCAGGATCGAGAACCCGCAGGAATGCCGCATAATCGAGCGGCTGAATCGCTTCGTGGTGCTGATAGAGCGAGACGGAACGGTCTATCGAGCGCACATAACGAACACCGGCAGGCTCTTGGAATTCATGGTCAAAGGCCAAAAAGCGTTCTGCTTCAAAACGCCGCAGCAGCACCATCGGGGCAAAACGGATTGCAGGCTGTTTGCAATCGAGGAGCGGGGGTTAGGGGCGCTCATCGATACCTGGCTGCAGATGAAAGCGTTTGAAGACGCTTTGCTGCGAAACCTCATTCCATGGCTCGCGGGCTGCCGCATGCGGAAGCGGAACGCAGCGTTGGGTGCATCACGATCACGCATCGATTATCTTTTAGAGTGCCATGATAAGCAGGTGTATCTGGAGGTAAAGAGCGCAGTGTTACGGGACGGTGCGTACGCCATGTATCCCGATTGCCCGACTGAGCGCGGGCGAAAACACGTACGCGAACTGACGAATTATGTGAGAGCAGGAGGAACGGGGATTGTGGTGTTTGTGGCGGCGCTGCCGTATGTTCGAGCGTTCAAACCGAATAGAGCTGCGGATCCGAAGCTCTCCGATGCGCTTGTGGTGGCACAGTCATCAGGGGTAGACGTAAGAGCTCTTGGGTTGTACTACAATCCAGAAGACGGGTGGGTGTATCTGTTTGAGCAGGATCTTGCGGTTATCATCGCCAATCACTGA